The following coding sequences lie in one Sedimentibacter sp. MB35-C1 genomic window:
- the ylqF gene encoding ribosome biogenesis GTPase YlqF, translated as MNINWYPGHMKKTKDLLQENLKLVNIVIEVIDARIPIASKNPDFDKLFRDKKRLIVLNKYDLADPNLNKAWEEYYKSKGWSCVLYNSTNRKELRKLDGAIAEASKEIVERYKRRGLVNKTIKAMIVGIPNVGKSTLINSLAKKKSAKTGNMPGVTKGKQWIHLAGNIDLLDTPGILWPKFEDERSALNLALTGAIKDEVLVLEEIALNLAEKMIDLNRVDAILEKYNIEQGEKALDILDNIAFKKGFLINKTEIDYLRVANLLLNDFRSGKLGKITLEKPGER; from the coding sequence ATGAATATAAATTGGTATCCGGGACATATGAAAAAAACGAAAGACCTGCTTCAGGAAAATTTAAAGCTGGTCAATATTGTTATAGAAGTAATTGACGCACGAATTCCCATAGCTAGTAAAAATCCAGATTTTGATAAACTGTTCAGAGACAAAAAAAGACTGATAGTTCTTAATAAATATGATTTGGCAGATCCTAATCTAAATAAGGCGTGGGAAGAATACTATAAATCCAAGGGATGGTCTTGTGTTCTGTACAATTCTACAAACCGCAAGGAACTGAGAAAGCTTGACGGTGCCATAGCCGAGGCATCTAAAGAAATAGTTGAAAGATATAAAAGAAGAGGGCTCGTCAACAAAACTATAAAGGCAATGATAGTGGGCATACCAAATGTAGGTAAATCCACACTCATTAACTCACTGGCAAAAAAGAAAAGCGCAAAGACCGGCAATATGCCCGGCGTTACCAAAGGAAAGCAATGGATTCATCTTGCAGGCAACATTGATCTTTTGGATACACCAGGTATTTTGTGGCCTAAATTCGAAGATGAAAGAAGTGCTCTTAACCTTGCTCTCACAGGAGCAATAAAGGATGAAGTGCTTGTTCTGGAAGAAATAGCATTAAATTTGGCAGAAAAGATGATAGATTTAAACAGGGTTGACGCAATACTTGAAAAGTACAATATAGAGCAGGGAGAAAAGGCTCTCGATATTTTAGACAACATTGCATTTAAGAAGGGGTTCCTTATAAATAAAACAGAAATAGACTATTTAAGAGTTGCAAACTTATTGCTGAATGATTTCAGAAGCGGAAAATTAGGGAAAATAACTTTGGAAAAGCCGGGAGAGAGATAA
- the rimM gene encoding ribosome maturation factor RimM (Essential for efficient processing of 16S rRNA), translating into MKEYIKVGKIVNTHGVKGCLKCVPLTDYAERFDELEYVFTEKDNVKRKIKDVWYRKGMSYIILENINDMDTAETFRDTFISIFEDQLRELPEDSYYIFDLEGMEVYSAEGEYLGKIDTVHQTGANDVYEITNNDKSFLIPAVKEVVKEVDIKSKRMVINVIEGLLE; encoded by the coding sequence ATGAAAGAATATATTAAGGTTGGAAAAATAGTAAATACTCATGGCGTGAAAGGTTGTCTGAAATGCGTACCGCTTACTGATTATGCGGAAAGATTTGATGAGCTTGAATATGTCTTTACTGAAAAGGATAATGTTAAGCGAAAAATCAAGGATGTGTGGTACAGAAAAGGAATGTCGTACATTATACTTGAAAATATTAATGATATGGACACTGCGGAAACATTCAGGGACACTTTCATTTCAATATTTGAAGATCAGCTCAGAGAGCTTCCTGAGGATTCATACTATATATTTGATTTAGAAGGAATGGAAGTTTATTCAGCTGAAGGAGAATATTTGGGAAAAATAGATACTGTCCACCAGACAGGTGCAAATGATGTATATGAAATAACCAACAATGATAAATCTTTTTTAATACCTGCTGTTAAAGAAGTTGTCAAGGAAGTTGATATAAAATCAAAAAGAATGGTTATAAATGTAATTGAGGGTCTGCTGGAATGA
- the ylxM gene encoding YlxM family DNA-binding protein, producing the protein MSEKNFIFSILYDYYGDLLSNNQANIIDLYYNQDFSLSEIAEDMNISRQGVYDALKRAEKSLTDYEKKIKLHEKYQKYLKAAENIVRLVSGIDDQKYTDAVKQIKIEAGKIINEG; encoded by the coding sequence ATGTCGGAAAAGAATTTTATCTTTAGTATTTTATATGATTATTACGGAGATTTGCTCAGCAATAATCAGGCAAATATAATTGACCTGTATTACAATCAAGATTTCAGCCTGTCTGAAATCGCAGAAGACATGAATATAAGCAGGCAGGGAGTCTATGACGCCTTAAAAAGGGCGGAGAAAAGCTTGACGGATTACGAGAAAAAAATTAAACTTCACGAAAAATACCAAAAATATCTGAAGGCAGCAGAAAACATAGTAAGACTTGTCTCAGGCATAGATGATCAAAAATATACGGATGCAGTTAAGCAAATTAAAATCGAAGCCGGAAAAATAATTAATGAAGGGTAG
- the ffh gene encoding signal recognition particle protein, with amino-acid sequence MFENLSDKLQNALQKLKGKGKLTEKDIDTAMREVKLSLLEADVNYKVVKAFINNVKDRALGAEVMESLTPGQQVVKVVHEELVKIMGQGSESRLKINSNDITYYMMSGLQGAGKTTATGKLANKLKKDGKRPLLVACDIYRPAAIKQLQVVGESVGVPVFEMGDKTNPVTIVKEAIKHAMKYGHDYVIIDTAGRLHIDEDLMEELVKIKDTVNPDEILLVLDAMTGQDAVKVAETFNQYLDITGVILTKVDGDARGGAALSIRNVVNKPIKLLSVGEKMDQLEVFYPDRMASRILGMGDVLSIIEKAQSAFDEKQALELQKKLKTQDFNLEDFLSQLQQMKNMGPLEDLIGMIPGIAGNKKLKGLKVDEKELVYTEAIIQSMTKKERLNPSIINGSRRKRIAVGSGTSVQKVNQLLKQYDEMKKMMKKFQSMGTGKKKGGFPGMGGFKMPF; translated from the coding sequence ATGTTTGAAAATTTATCTGATAAACTTCAAAATGCATTACAAAAGCTGAAGGGCAAGGGAAAGCTTACGGAAAAAGACATTGATACAGCCATGAGAGAGGTTAAGCTGTCACTTCTGGAGGCAGATGTTAATTACAAGGTTGTAAAAGCATTCATAAACAATGTCAAGGATAGAGCTCTCGGGGCAGAAGTAATGGAAAGCCTGACACCAGGACAACAAGTTGTTAAAGTAGTTCACGAAGAACTTGTTAAAATTATGGGGCAGGGAAGCGAAAGCAGACTTAAAATAAACTCTAACGATATAACTTACTACATGATGAGCGGGCTCCAGGGCGCCGGTAAAACAACAGCAACAGGAAAGCTGGCCAACAAACTCAAGAAGGATGGCAAGCGACCTCTTCTTGTGGCATGTGATATATACAGACCTGCCGCAATCAAGCAGTTACAGGTTGTAGGCGAAAGCGTAGGCGTTCCTGTATTTGAAATGGGAGACAAAACTAATCCCGTTACAATCGTCAAAGAAGCCATTAAACATGCTATGAAGTACGGGCATGATTATGTGATAATAGATACAGCAGGTCGTCTTCACATTGATGAAGACCTCATGGAAGAACTGGTTAAAATAAAGGATACCGTAAATCCTGATGAAATACTTCTTGTTTTGGATGCCATGACCGGACAGGACGCGGTAAAAGTTGCTGAAACATTCAATCAGTACTTGGACATAACCGGAGTAATTTTGACGAAAGTGGATGGAGACGCCAGAGGCGGTGCCGCACTTTCCATAAGAAATGTTGTTAATAAGCCTATTAAATTATTATCTGTAGGCGAAAAAATGGATCAGTTGGAGGTATTCTATCCGGACAGGATGGCGTCGAGAATCCTTGGAATGGGAGATGTTCTTTCCATTATTGAAAAGGCTCAGAGTGCATTTGATGAAAAACAAGCACTGGAGCTCCAAAAAAAATTAAAAACACAGGATTTCAACCTTGAAGATTTTCTTTCCCAGCTTCAGCAAATGAAAAACATGGGCCCGTTGGAAGACCTCATAGGAATGATACCGGGAATTGCAGGAAACAAAAAACTTAAAGGGCTCAAAGTTGACGAAAAAGAGCTGGTTTATACGGAAGCAATAATTCAATCAATGACTAAAAAAGAAAGATTGAATCCTTCCATAATAAACGGAAGCAGAAGAAAAAGAATAGCTGTGGGAAGCGGAACATCAGTACAGAAAGTTAACCAGCTTTTGAAGCAGTATGATGAAATGAAAAAAATGATGAAAAAATTCCAGTCAATGGGAACGGGCAAGAAAAAAGGCGGATTCCCGGGAATGGGCGGATTCAAAATGCCATTTTAG
- the rplS gene encoding 50S ribosomal protein L19, giving the protein MDLIKSFENEQLKSDLTPFNVGDTVKVHVRVKEGNRERIQVFEGIVLKKQGESNRATFTVRKISYGVGVERTFPVHSPKIEKIDVTRRGKVRRARLFYLRERTGKATKVKELKNY; this is encoded by the coding sequence ATGGATTTAATAAAATCATTTGAAAATGAACAGCTTAAAAGTGACTTAACACCTTTTAACGTTGGAGATACAGTAAAAGTACATGTTAGGGTAAAAGAAGGAAACAGAGAAAGAATTCAGGTATTTGAAGGTATTGTATTGAAAAAACAAGGTGAAAGCAACAGAGCAACATTCACTGTAAGAAAAATTTCTTACGGAGTAGGTGTTGAAAGAACTTTCCCAGTACATTCACCTAAGATTGAAAAAATCGATGTAACAAGAAGAGGAAAAGTAAGACGTGCAAGACTGTTCTATTTGAGAGAAAGAACAGGTAAGGCTACAAAAGTTAAAGAATTAAAGAATTATTAA
- the rpsP gene encoding 30S ribosomal protein S16, translating to MSVKIRLKRMGSKKKPFYRIVVADSRSPRDGRFIEEIGYYNPVVEPKEIKINDESAVKWLNNGAKPTDTVSALFKANGIYEKRDENK from the coding sequence ATGTCAGTTAAAATCAGATTAAAAAGAATGGGATCAAAAAAGAAACCTTTCTACAGAATAGTTGTAGCAGATTCTCGTTCACCTAGAGATGGACGTTTTATCGAAGAAATCGGATACTACAACCCGGTAGTTGAACCGAAAGAAATAAAAATCAATGATGAAAGTGCTGTAAAGTGGCTTAACAACGGAGCAAAACCCACTGATACAGTTAGCGCACTGTTTAAAGCTAACGGTATTTACGAAAAAAGAGATGAAAATAAATAA
- the trmD gene encoding tRNA (guanosine(37)-N1)-methyltransferase TrmD, translated as MRFDIVTLFPELIDIYTRSGIIGRAVENGMFEIGINYLRDYSEDKHKKVDDYPYGGGPGMLLKPEPMFKALDSIKKHNSYIIYLSPKGNLFSQKKAKELSEKEHIVLIAGHYEGIDQRIIDKYVDEEISMGDYVLTSGELPALMIVDAVGRLLPGVLGSDESSVEESHSNNLLEYPQYTRPESYLGMDVPDILLSGHHKKIEEWRRFKQIEITLERRPDMIKDKNIIEEYNKLSRNYK; from the coding sequence ATGAGGTTTGATATTGTAACATTATTTCCGGAACTTATCGATATTTATACCAGAAGCGGCATAATCGGAAGAGCTGTTGAAAACGGCATGTTTGAAATTGGAATAAACTATCTTAGAGATTATTCTGAGGATAAGCATAAAAAAGTTGATGATTATCCGTATGGCGGCGGTCCGGGAATGCTTTTAAAGCCTGAACCCATGTTCAAAGCTTTAGATTCTATAAAAAAACACAATTCATATATTATTTATTTATCACCAAAGGGAAATTTGTTTAGTCAGAAAAAAGCCAAAGAGCTTTCTGAGAAAGAGCATATTGTGCTTATTGCGGGGCATTATGAAGGTATAGATCAAAGAATCATCGACAAGTACGTAGATGAAGAAATATCTATGGGAGACTATGTATTAACAAGCGGAGAGCTTCCTGCTCTTATGATTGTTGATGCGGTTGGAAGACTTCTTCCTGGGGTTTTAGGATCGGATGAATCATCCGTTGAGGAGTCCCACAGCAATAATCTTCTCGAATACCCTCAATACACAAGACCCGAAAGTTATTTGGGAATGGATGTTCCGGATATTTTGCTGTCCGGTCATCATAAGAAAATAGAAGAATGGCGCCGGTTCAAGCAGATAGAAATTACATTGGAAAGACGTCCGGACATGATAAAAGACAAAAATATTATTGAAGAATACAACAAGTTATCAAGAAATTATAAATAA
- a CDS encoding KH domain-containing protein, with protein MGELVEYIAKSLVDNPDLVEVNEIEGSQSLIIELRVAPDDMGKVIGKQGRIAKAIRTVVKAAATKENKRVIVEILQ; from the coding sequence ATGGGTGAATTAGTAGAATATATAGCAAAATCACTGGTAGATAATCCTGATTTGGTTGAAGTCAATGAAATTGAAGGAAGTCAATCACTGATAATAGAGTTAAGAGTTGCTCCTGATGATATGGGTAAGGTTATCGGCAAGCAGGGCAGAATTGCAAAAGCTATAAGAACTGTAGTTAAAGCTGCTGCTACGAAAGAAAACAAAAGAGTCATAGTTGAAATTCTTCAATAG